From the Thermodesulfovibrio thiophilus DSM 17215 genome, the window GCAGAAGCCAATAGAGCATTTGCTCATTACAGGTGGTAATTTAGAGGAGTATATGGAAAGATTCCCATTGGAAAAAACTAGAAATATTGGTATTATGGCACATATTGATGCTGGTAAGACAACCACTACAGAAAGAATTCTGTATTATACTGGCGTAACATACAAAATTGGAGAAGTCCATGACGGAGCTGCTGTAATGGACTGGATGCCTCAGGAGCAGGAGCGTGGAATAACAATAACCTCAGCATCTACAACCTGCATGTGGAAAGACCATAAAATAAACATAATAGATACACCTGGTCATGTTGACTTTACTATCGAAGTTGAAAGGTCTCTTAGAGTGCTTGATGGTGCTATTGCTGTTTTTGATGCATCAGCTGGCGTTGAGCCTCAGAGCGAAACAGTGTGGAGACAGGCTGATAAGTATAGAGTTCCCAGGGTTGCTTTTATGAATAAAATGGATAAACTGGGTGCAGATTTCTTTATGGCAGTCGATAGTATGGTAGAAAAGCTTGGTGCAAATCCAGTTGCTGTTCAAATTCCAATAGGAACAGAAGAAAAATTCAGAGGTCCTATAGATCTTGTTGAAATGAAGGCTTACTACTTTGATGATGAGACACTAGGAGCAAAATTTGTAGAAGATGAGATTCCTGCAGAGTATATTGAAGAAGCCAAAAAATATAGAGATAAAATGATAGAGACTTTATGTGATGTAGATGATAGAATCATGGAAAAATATCTTTCAGGCCAGGAGATATCTGCTCAGGAGATAAGGGATGCTATTAGAAAAGGTACAATAGAATTGAAGATTACTCCTGTACTTTGTGGTTCTTCTTTTAAAAATAAGGGCGTTCAGATACTTCTTGATGCTATTGTTTATTATCTGCCTTCTCCTCTTGATGTTCCTCCTGTTAAAGGATTGAATCCACTTGATGGTACTGAAATAGAAAGAAAGCCTTCTTTAGATGAACCATTGACAGCATTGGCATTCAAGATTATGGCTGATCCATATATGGGAAGTCTTACTTATGTGAGAGTTTATTCTGGAGTTTTAGCATCAGGAAGTTATGTATATAATTCAACTCGAAATACAAAAGAGAGAGTTGCCAGAATTTTCAGAATGCATTCAAATCGTAGAGAAGAGATAAAAGAAATATGTGCGGGTGATATTGGTGCTATTGTTGGATTAAAGAGCACCCTTACAGGAGATACTCTTTGTGATGAGAGTAATCCAATAGTACTTGAATCTATAGAATTTCCTGAACCTGTTATTTCTGTTGCTATAGAGCCTAAAACAAAGGCAGATCAGGAAAAGTTATCACTTTCTTTGCAAAAAATATCTCAGGAAGACCCATCTTTCAGAGTTAGTTTCAATGAAGAAACAGGACAGACAATAATCTCTGGCATGGGGGAATTACATCTCGAAATTATTGTTGATAGACTTACAAGAGAGTTTAAAGTTGGAGCCAATGTGGGTAAACCACAGGTTGCATATAAAGAGACAATTAAATTACCTGCCAAATCAGAAGGTAAGTTTATAAGGCAGACAGGTGGACGTGGTCAATATGGACATGTCTGGCTTGACGTAGAACCGATGGAGCGAGGCAAGGGATTTGAGTTTGTAAATAAAATCGTTGGTGGGACAATTCCCAGAGAATACATACCGGCTATTGAGAAAGGTGT encodes:
- the fusA gene encoding elongation factor G, whose amino-acid sequence is MERFPLEKTRNIGIMAHIDAGKTTTTERILYYTGVTYKIGEVHDGAAVMDWMPQEQERGITITSASTTCMWKDHKINIIDTPGHVDFTIEVERSLRVLDGAIAVFDASAGVEPQSETVWRQADKYRVPRVAFMNKMDKLGADFFMAVDSMVEKLGANPVAVQIPIGTEEKFRGPIDLVEMKAYYFDDETLGAKFVEDEIPAEYIEEAKKYRDKMIETLCDVDDRIMEKYLSGQEISAQEIRDAIRKGTIELKITPVLCGSSFKNKGVQILLDAIVYYLPSPLDVPPVKGLNPLDGTEIERKPSLDEPLTALAFKIMADPYMGSLTYVRVYSGVLASGSYVYNSTRNTKERVARIFRMHSNRREEIKEICAGDIGAIVGLKSTLTGDTLCDESNPIVLESIEFPEPVISVAIEPKTKADQEKLSLSLQKISQEDPSFRVSFNEETGQTIISGMGELHLEIIVDRLTREFKVGANVGKPQVAYKETIKLPAKSEGKFIRQTGGRGQYGHVWLDVEPMERGKGFEFVNKIVGGTIPREYIPAIEKGVIEAMEGGVLAGYPVVDVRVTLFDGSYHEVDSSEMAFKIAASMAFKDACKKADIVLLEPIMDVEVVVPEDYMGEVIGDLNSRRGKIQSMEKRGKAQVIRAMVPLAEMFGYATDLRSKTQGRGTYTMQFSHYDEVPKNLTEQIIAKIKGNNK